The segment AACGTACCAAAATTAAAACTCTTTATATTTGTAATAAGTGGCATTTTTGGTGGCATCGCAGGTATTATATATACTCATAAAGTTGGGTATATAACTCCAAACTTAATACAATTCTGGGACTCTATACTTCTTGTTTCAATAGTTGTTATAGGTGGTATAGGTAGTATACCTGGAGTTGTTTTCGGCGCTATTGTATTCTACGGTATTCCAGAACTACTAAGAGATGTATTAGGATCTCAATTAACAGAATATAGAATGCTTGTTTTTGGTATTATAACCTTGCTTATGATAATATTCAGACCTCAAGGCATAATCCCCTCTGAAAGAAGAAAAGTTGAACTTAAACCAGAAGATACCAAAATAAGAGAAGAAGAAGATCAATCGATGTTTGACATCGAAAAGAGGTAAAACTTTAGCTTACTGCAAGTGATATTACAAGCTTTGATATGTCTATTAAATCTTTTATGTATATAAACTCTTCACAGGAATGTGGATTTCTCATTCCGCAGGATATGTTTAGAGTTTCTAACCCTTTGCTATTAAATATATTAGCATCACTACCACCTCTTGTATCAACTAGTTTTGGTTTTATCCCAATTTTGTAACAAGTCTGAATAAACCTTTTCACAGATACTGAATCTTCGCTTATAGAATACCCATCATAGAGCTTTTCGTAAGTAAATCTAAAATCTCCACCAAATTTAGATTTTGACTCAACACACGCAATACTTATCTTGTTAAGTTCTTCATCTATTCTATCTTTTGAAAAACTTCTGACTTCTCCTTCAAAAACCACACTATCAGGAACTATGTTTGTTGCTTTTCCTCCGTGTATTTCACCAATGTTCAAAACAGTATCTTTATCGAGAAGTCCTGTGTTAATTCTATCTATTATGTAGGAAGCGATTTTTATAGCGTTAATACCCTTTTCTGGATCTATTCCTGCATGCGAGGATTTACCAATACACTCTACTTTAAACCTGTAATGTGTAGCTCCTCTAATTATAGCAACACCAATATCTCCGTGAGAATCAAGACAATATCCATACCTTGCTTTTATGTTAGATATATCCAGATGTTTTGCACCTACTAGACCGATTTCTTCAGCCGATGTAATTATAAGATATATATCCCCATACTTTGAGTGAGATTCTTCTCTAAGATGATATGCTAATTCTAACATGGCAGTTATACCTGCCTTGTTGTCAGCAGATAAAATTGTTCTACCATCAGATTTTATAATTCCACTATCTTCATCGATAATTGGACTTATATCCTTAGCTGGCTCAACTGTATCAGCATGAGCACAGAAAAATATAGCATCTTTTGTATTATCATTTCCTTCAATAAATGCTATCATATTCTTAACTTTTCCATTTACCTGAATCTCCGAAACAATACCTAACTCTCTAAACTTCCTAAAAAGATACTCAAAAACAAAATCTTCCATTAGCGAAGGGCTATAAATCTTTACAAGATCAACAAAGGTTGATATTATTCTATTCGTATCCATAGTTGCTAGATTATGAAACTTTATCCTTACTGATTTCAAAGTTTACTAATTCAATTTTTTAATCTCTTCTATTTTCTCCAAAATTCTTCTCTCTATATTCTCCGTCTTTATGTTATTCAAATAGTTTAGAGCAAAAAGTAGTTCTCTATTCATTGCATCCTTGTCTTGAGAGGTATTAATTATCCACAATAAAACTGCTACTTGATTTTTTATATCCCCATCAACACCTTTTGTAGCTAATAATTCCTTTAATTTTCTCTCAACTCCAATTATATCTCTAGATTTAAAGATATCAATTACACACATAAGATACTTCTTCAAGTAAGCATCTAGTATATAATTTACTGCTATACTCGCACCTTCTACATCGTTTAAATTCAAAAATCCTATTACCACATATTTTGCGTTTCCAGGAGATATACCATACAGTTTCACTTCTTCAATTCCCTCTTTTATATACCCAAATCTTATCATAAACTCAACCCTTAAAGGTGTAAAGATAGGATTTTTTGAAGACAATATCATCAGACTTTCTTCGTCACCTAACTCTCCTAACGCTCTAGCAATATAAGACAGTTCTACACTATCAAAATTTATTACTCCCCTAAATCTACGATACAACGCCGCAATTTCTCGAAACATAAGAAAAGAATACAATCTATTAATCAAATCAGATATTATCAAACCATTAGTTACAAGTCCACTAAGCACTACATCAACAACAGGTTCAATATGATTATTAAGAAAACAAACTCTAGAAAAGTTTCCAAACACTACTTCACTAAATCTCTTTTTCTCCAGCAGATATTTGGAAAACTTTCCTAGTAACTTATCATCACTAAAAACACTACTGTAGATGTATCCATCAAAAGCATTTGTATCCATAATTTCATAAAAATCATTCATTATATTTTCCCCCAACGGGTATCCTATTTTTACTTTCTCAACTTTAACCTCATAAGAGTTAGTTTTATCGAGGATTTCTTCTAATACTTTGTACAGTTCTTTATACATTGACCTTGAAGCAAAGTACGAAACTATATATTGTAAGCCTACTCTACCCTGCAAATACATGTGTACAAAATCATTAGATGAACCAGTCATTGTAAGCATAAGTACAAATACTATAGCAACAATTAATTGCTTCATTTATCCATTATGGATGTAACCAAATGTCAAAATCAAGAAGTCATTTTTTATATCTTCAAACTCTCAAAACCCTAACATGATGACAACAGTGTAAAAACTTACTTCACATAATAGGTATATAGCCTTTGTTTCTAACCAATGTAGATTACCTAGTATTTCTTAAATTAGATATAATAGCCACTAATCTTTAGTGCATCTGGTATTTCAACTTTCTCTTTACCTGAAGAGAGAGTTAAAACTACCAATCATCTTCAACATCAGTAGATTCTACTTTAACTATAAAGTAGAGTTTTTCAAAAAACTCCCTAGTTTTTTCCTTAATTAATGTATCTCCATAAGCAAAAGTAAAACCAATTCTACGATCCAGAAAGAGTCTTCCAGTTTTTAATAAGCTACCAGAAGTTTTTGATAAGAAACTATCAAGCATATCATTTCCAAGTTCTTTACGAATTCCTAACAGTGCTAACAAATAAGCTGCTGGATTCGTTGTGTTAACCGCATAATACAACTTCGGTGAATCCAACTTAGGAAGTAGGCTATGAAATAATTTTTCAAATTTCTTTACCCTACTATTGAAGATTATCTTCAATGCATTCTCTAAAAAGTTTATTTTGTCCTTTATCAATTCAAGCTCATTACCTTGATACCTTTTCTGGAAATACTTTATATCTTCCTCAAGTCTACTATATCCACTTCTCGATATGTAAATTGAGAATATATTGAGTACATCCATATCGACACCAACTAATGCTTTCGCTATTGTGTTTGTACTCGTGTAGTTTGGTATTTCATCAATTTTTTGAATTTTATCTATATATCTCACTATCTTACTTATAACGCCAGGCAAAACTCTAGGTCCAAAAAAAGCTCTTAATAAAGCTTCTCTTATTTTATCTAGTTTTTTTGAAATCGGTAGATCTACCCCATCTTGTTGTAATATCTTATTCAAATGAATAGAAGTGAAGAACTTTGTTGTTTCTATCCAATCACTATCATAAATCAATGTAGATTCCTTGTACTTCACCAAATTTTCGACAGACTCCCAGGTTCTCTTTGAAATATTACTCTTAATTTTGTAACCAGACTCTTTCAAAGAAGATACAAGTGTATATATCTCATCTTCACTTAACATTGTAATAAGTCTTGAAAATATGAATTGAAGACTAACCTTATCAAGCATACAAAAGAAGTTATCTAAATCCCAAGGTATACCAGAAAAACCATAAAAGAGCTCTGTAACTACTGAAAATAATTTATTAAACACCTCATCAGAATCATAAGATCTTATCGAAAAAGTTCTACCTAGAAAATCAAATAAAGGTTTCATAATTTGTTCAATAACACTCACTCTGCTGATTATCAAGTAATCCCTAAAGTGTAAAACCAGCAACAAATCATTCTCTGAATAAACCCTAGTCGATGGTACATCTTTCATATACATCTCAATTTCTGGATCACTAGATATAAAAAGTTTTAGAATTTCTTTATTCACAAACATTTTGTCTGGAGTTACCTTTTTACCTACTACTAACATCTTTTCTCCTAATTTGTTCAATTTTATTATCAAATATCTATTTTCACGTATGAAATACTCCTTAACTATGTCTAATTTTACGATTTCGTCTTCGAAGAAAATATTTAGAAACAATTTAACACTACCTTCCAACAACTGGTTCATACAAACTCTCAGTAATTTTTAACATAGAATAGCTCTTTATAAAAATAAAAAGATACTCTCCTAAACAACAAGTTCTAATAAATACGGAAAAGATAATTTGTTTTATCGAGTATTTAGTGAGTATTCTTAATCTACTCTAAACTCCACAATTCAAAAAGTTAAATATTTTGATACAACAATGCTTCGTTTTATATCATTATGCTATGTCAAAATTTTTGAAAGCTTTGGAAGCATATAGCACAAAATATAAGGAACTTGAGGAAAAGATATCAACAATAGATCCTAGTAAAGATGTAGATGAATACACAAAAACTCTCAAAGAAATGAAAAAGCTTGAGGATTACGTTGATCTTTACAAGAGACTAAAGAAAGTTATTGATGGAATGAACGAAGCCAAAGAAATCATAGAGAATTCTGACGATGAAGAACTTAAAGAAATAGCAAAAGAAGAAATATCAAAGGGTGAAGAACTACTAAAGAACCTTGAAGATGAAGCTGAAAATTTACTTCTTTCGACTGATGAAGATGCCAAAAACGTAATAATGGAAATCAGGGCTGGAGCAGGTGGTGAGGAAGCAGCTCTTTTCGTAGCAGATTTATTTAGAATGTATTCAAAGTTTGCAGAAAGAAAAGGGTGGAAAGTACAAGTAGCTGACTTCAATGAAACGGGACTTGGAGGTTTTAAAGAGATTGTATTTACTGTTTCTGGTAAGATGGCATACAAATATCTTAAGTTTGAAAGTGGAGTACATAGAGTTCAAAGAATACCTATCACAGAAGCTAGTGGAAGGATACACACTTCTACCGCTACTGTAGCAGTATTACCAGAAGTTGAAGAAGCAGATGTTTACATAGATCCTAAAGACATAGAGATCCAAACTTTTAGAGCAGGTGGCAAGGGTGGACAACACGTTAATAGAACAGAATCAGCAGTCAGAGTTATACATAAACCAACAGGTATAGTAGTCCAATGCCAAGATGAAAGATCTCAAATACAAAACAGAGAAAGAGCTTTAAGTATATTAAGAGCTAAACTCCTTCAATATGAAAAAGAAAAACAAAAACAATACGAAGACAATCAAAGAAGAGCACAAATTGGCAGTGGGGAACGCGCAGAAAAAATAAGAACTTACAACTTCCCACAGAACAGAGTTACCGATCACAGAATAAATTACACAATGTATAATCTATCAAGTTTTATGGAAGGTATGATAGATGAAATACTAGAAGCACTTATAGCAGAACATAAAAGAAAACTACTTGAAGAACAAAAACTAAATCCCTAGACTCAAAATGATTTTCAAACCTGTTGGTTGAAATACTGGTGAACCATCTATTGGAGCCCCTTCGTAAGAATATATGCTAGGAAATCCATATGAAAAGTACAAACTTAGGTATATATTTCTAAAGAAAACTGATTTTACCCCTAACCCTAAGGAAACAGTTTTCGAACTTATCTCTTTCACGGTACCAGATATGTAAAAAGTAGTAAAATCAAGACTGTTATAGTACTTAAGGTTAAAATTGTCAATTGAAATTGCGAAAGAAGGTCCCACATAAAAGTAGTTATACACCACTGTAAATAAGTAAGAAATATCAAAAGTATAAGTATCCATGCTATCAACTATTTTCCATCCACCAATGTCATTTTCATTTATAGGATAAACTTTTGCACCATATGTGAATATAACCGCTAATCCTCTTGAAGCAAACCCTAAACTTATTCCTAGTAAAAATTTGCTATTGTCTATCTTAAGCCCATAGTCACTTTCGTAATTCCTGTAATTCATATATAAACTTGAGAAACCTATAATTGCCTTAGAAAAGAGTTCTGATGATGAAGTATCCGACACTACTTCACTGGAATTTTGAGAAAACCCAACAACAACTATAGACATTAAGATCAATATGATCAATATCTTTTTCATAATAAAATTATACTAATCGTTTTCAGTATCATCAAATTCTTCGCTACTTTCTTGCATACCAAGTTGCTCTTGTAATGTTCTTATCTTATGTTTAAGTTCTTCTAAGCTTTGTTTATCTTCTATATCAAGTTGTCTTTTTACGATGTCAAAATTATATATTGATGAGTAGACATTATAATACTTCACAACTCTTTTTATATAGTTTCTAGTTTCTCTAAATGCTAAGAACTCTGAAAATACAATACTATCATCCTCTGACAATTTATATTTTCGCTTTGTCTTTGTAAACACCCTAGGTCCTCCATTGTACGCCGATATTGCGTGATTAAGATCACCATAAGAGTCTAACAACATCGAAAGATATGCTGTTCCTAACATTATGTTTAAATCTGTTTTAAATAGATCCATTCTAGTTGATATTTGCACATCTAGTTTTCTAGCAACTAATTTACCAGTACTATATAAAACCTGCATAAGACCTATAGCACCAGCTCTAGAATATGCACCTTCTTGAAAAAAACTTTCCTGCTTCATCACGGCATATACTAAGTTAGGATCAACTCCAAACCTCTCGGCAGAATATATTACATCAGAAACATAAGGTATTGGATACAATACCTCCTGAATACTAAATGGTAAAAACTTTGAATATGCATCTATAAACTTGTTAGCAGTTATATTATTGCCTTCGTTGTATATACCTCTAGTTATCTTCATTTCAAGTCTATTTCTCATGATAATTATATGTGAGAATATATTTGAAAAACCCTTATACACAAGCTTATTTCTTATTACTCTACTAGCAATAACATATTCATCCTGTAATCTGTATAACACTTCTTTGATTTTCGATTTCTCACTTATATCCATACTGTCAATTATACTATAAGGTATGTTTAGAAGAAAATCATTACCTTCCTTTATGTTGTGAAATATATATGATTTGTAAGTTTCCGAATTTTGTTTGTCAAAGTTAAAAAGTATCTTAGCAATATTTACCTTCTCTGGTACAGAAACAGTAGGATAGATAAACATATTATAGTATCCTCTTATCTCTTTATCAGATGATAATTCACTTATCCTTCTCGAAGCCAAAAAATCGTAATATCCTGAAGGAATAGAAAATATTGATCTCTCATAGAACTCCACCGCTTTATTTGTAATGCCTAGACTTTCATAAGCATATCCCTTGTAAAAGAAAAATCTATCTATATCTCTAGACCTAAAGTCTATATCCAAACTTCTACTATCAAGCACTTTAGTAATTTTTTCATAATCTTTAATCAGTATTAACTTGTCAATGATCTTCGATGCCAACAAAAATATTCTATTTTTAGTCTCTGATACATCGTAATAAGAGTTTAGATATTCAACAGATTTATCAACATTTTTGTCAATATAGTATATTGCTAAAGATTTTAAAATCAACTTTTTCAAGCTTTCGTCAAGTTTATCTATCTTATTCTCGTATAAAATTGGATTAAATATAACATTTTCTAATTTCCCAAACAAGTACATCTTTGCTAATTTTTTCCATCCCCTCAACTTCAATAGTTTCATATCCAAAATAATCTCTCCAATAAAACTCTGATCTATCTTTGATAGATAAGCAACTTTCAACGCTTCTTCATAAAACTTATAATCAAAAAGTTCAAAAACTATCTCTTTTATGAGTTTT is part of the Brevinematales bacterium genome and harbors:
- the prfA gene encoding peptide chain release factor 1; the encoded protein is MSKFLKALEAYSTKYKELEEKISTIDPSKDVDEYTKTLKEMKKLEDYVDLYKRLKKVIDGMNEAKEIIENSDDEELKEIAKEEISKGEELLKNLEDEAENLLLSTDEDAKNVIMEIRAGAGGEEAALFVADLFRMYSKFAERKGWKVQVADFNETGLGGFKEIVFTVSGKMAYKYLKFESGVHRVQRIPITEASGRIHTSTATVAVLPEVEEADVYIDPKDIEIQTFRAGGKGGQHVNRTESAVRVIHKPTGIVVQCQDERSQIQNRERALSILRAKLLQYEKEKQKQYEDNQRRAQIGSGERAEKIRTYNFPQNRVTDHRINYTMYNLSSFMEGMIDEILEALIAEHKRKLLEEQKLNP
- a CDS encoding lytic transglycosylase domain-containing protein, encoding MKGIKRTFGVFVFVFLFSQMNLPEKVVNKSTYDYVVNLSKFSFVKYDTLNCVQDLDKLISVYKTTYFDTKYTVRRMRDMKGRRVYKRVQIATPRKTPKVSSLQIVERMYNSVSPSSPYKADIGIVYSDILANVGRYNDAIKVLVSISNSSVYDEVLLKLTEILIKMRNIQTAKYYLSLYEEMKKISTSPVYVYCKSVLMSEDGKVIDALNLVRNLTLYDFTHKYEYVNYVVSYFEYVSKFDIINTSSYEIGKLIKEIVFELFDYKFYEEALKVAYLSKIDQSFIGEIILDMKLLKLRGWKKLAKMYLFGKLENVIFNPILYENKIDKLDESLKKLILKSLAIYYIDKNVDKSVEYLNSYYDVSETKNRIFLLASKIIDKLILIKDYEKITKVLDSRSLDIDFRSRDIDRFFFYKGYAYESLGITNKAVEFYERSIFSIPSGYYDFLASRRISELSSDKEIRGYYNMFIYPTVSVPEKVNIAKILFNFDKQNSETYKSYIFHNIKEGNDFLLNIPYSIIDSMDISEKSKIKEVLYRLQDEYVIASRVIRNKLVYKGFSNIFSHIIIMRNRLEMKITRGIYNEGNNITANKFIDAYSKFLPFSIQEVLYPIPYVSDVIYSAERFGVDPNLVYAVMKQESFFQEGAYSRAGAIGLMQVLYSTGKLVARKLDVQISTRMDLFKTDLNIMLGTAYLSMLLDSYGDLNHAISAYNGGPRVFTKTKRKYKLSEDDSIVFSEFLAFRETRNYIKRVVKYYNVYSSIYNFDIVKRQLDIEDKQSLEELKHKIRTLQEQLGMQESSEEFDDTEND
- a CDS encoding M20/M25/M40 family metallo-hydrolase is translated as MDTNRIISTFVDLVKIYSPSLMEDFVFEYLFRKFRELGIVSEIQVNGKVKNMIAFIEGNDNTKDAIFFCAHADTVEPAKDISPIIDEDSGIIKSDGRTILSADNKAGITAMLELAYHLREESHSKYGDIYLIITSAEEIGLVGAKHLDISNIKARYGYCLDSHGDIGVAIIRGATHYRFKVECIGKSSHAGIDPEKGINAIKIASYIIDRINTGLLDKDTVLNIGEIHGGKATNIVPDSVVFEGEVRSFSKDRIDEELNKISIACVESKSKFGGDFRFTYEKLYDGYSISEDSVSVKRFIQTCYKIGIKPKLVDTRGGSDANIFNSKGLETLNISCGMRNPHSCEEFIYIKDLIDISKLVISLAVS